CTGTTTCATAGCTTCAATGATATCCTTGTACAAAAAGGCCAGCTCAGGGTCCAGTTCATGTCGCAGATGCAAAATAACAGGCCCGGATGGTTCTTTTGACATATGTTTCTGGCTTGAAGAGCAAATAGCAATCATTTCATCCCGGTTCAGTCCAAATATCCATACCTGCCTGAATACCGGATTGACAATTAAACGCGCTTCTATTTTTTCAGGATTCACATAAATTCCGGAAGTGAGTTTAAAGATTGTTTTCCTGATCCCTGTCAGCCGAATAAATCCCTGGTCATCAATAATGCCTAAATCACCAGTATGTAACCATCCTTCATTGTCGATGGGCGACTGGGTCCTGTTCAGATAACCTGTCATTATGCCATCACTTTTTACAAGTACTTCTCCCTGAGGACTGATCTTCACCTGCACATTAGGCATGGGTTTACCAACAGTATAACTGCTGAAATGAGCCTGGTGATTGTATGAAATCAAAGGCCCTGCTTCTGTAATCCCATACCCTTCATAAACTGGTATTCCTGCAGCAAAGGAAAGATTTAACCAATGAGGACTAAGGGCGGCTCCTCCACATAAAATGAATTGCAACCGGTTGCCAAACTCCAGCCGCCACTTTGGAAAGATGAACCATTTCAAAAGCAGAAAAGGAAGCAACGCTTTTAGCGGGGGGCGTTTTCCAGGCTCAAGGTTGCGGGCGGTTTTTAAACCTTTTTTGATGATGCTTTTAGGTAAGCCTTTAGAGTGAAGAGTATGTTGTTCAAAAGTGGCAAACAGTCTGCTAAGCAATAATGGAACCATCACCAATGCTTCCGGTTTCAATGCCTTGAAATCCTTTATCATGCCCGGAATTTTCTCTATATACCATATGGATATACCAAAATACTGCTGGCAATAATTGATGGTTCGCTCAAAACTATGGGCCAGGGGCAGTAGGCTGACTACTGTTTTGATATGGGGAAAATGGGAAAGCAACGAATATGAAAGGATATTCGAAACCTGGTTTTTATGGCTGAGGACTACCCCTTTAATCTCTGTTGTTGAGCCGGAAATATAGATAACAGATGCAGGATCAGAAGGTTTCACAGCTTCTTTGTAGCTCTCAAGGTCATGGTTGCCTGATTGTTTTTCACCATCACGCAGAAGCTGCTGAAATGTGGTAGTTTCATCAGTGGGATCAAGTGAGATGAAATGTTGTAAGGCGGGTAAGGTTTTTTGGAGGGTAAGAAGTTCTGGCAACAGTTTCTTGCCTGAATAAAATACCAACTTGCATTTAGTTTCAGCCAGGATGGATTGCAGCCTGTCACCACTAATCCCCGGAACCAGCGGAACATGAATAGCGCCAATCTGGAGAATTCCCATATCAGCTATATTCATTTCCGGTCGGTTGGGTGTTAATGAAACCAGGTGATCCCCTGGCTTTATACCAAGCACCAGGAGAGCAGTACTCATCTGATCCGACATTCTGATATAGGCTTCAGTCGAAAGAGTTACCTCTCCATTGGCCCTGCAATAACCAAACAGAACAGCCTTGTTATGGTGCTTCTTCAGGTGCGGCAATAAGTCAAACACCCTGCTGATAGATTCTATCGGGTTATCGTTGCTCATCTGCCTTTGGATCTGATGGTGGCTGGCTATTGATCAGTATTTCCTTGTAATAAGCTGATTTCTCAGGATCCCGCAACTGGTAGTATTTATACAGCACAGATGCAATTCGCCTGTCACCGGGTTGAATCATGTCAATTTGTTCAAGCCAGGGTACGGCACTCGCAGTATCCTTGTGCTGCATATGATATGATATAATATTCAGGTAAGGTAATTTCATTTTCGGGCGAATCTTGATGATCTGCTGATTCACATAAATGGCTGAATCCACTTTGTCAACTTTACTGTAACAAGCCCCGAGATTGGAGAGTGATTTAATATCCGTAGTATCTAACTGAGATGCTTTGAGATAGCAAGGTATTGCTTCAGTGTATTGTCCTAACTGTTGCAGAGAATATCCCATGTTGAACCATGCTGGGGCATAAGTAGGTTTTGCTTTAGCAGCCTGACGGAAATATTCCAGGGCCTTAGCATAATCTTTTTGCATCATACTGCTCAACTCTCCCAGGGTATTCCAGGCTTCGAAATATCCCGGGTAGATAGCAACTGTTTTTTCAAGAAGGGCCCGGATTTCCTGGATCTCAGCTTCATAACCCCCTGATTCCCCCGAATTTTTAATCCGTTCAATCATTGCACTCTTTAAGGCATTAGCGTAGATATAATGAGCTTTTGCCGATTGATCCAGGTATTTCAAATCATGGGAAAAGAGACTTATTTCTGATTCCCAGTCTTTATTCCTGTCAATGGTTTTTGCTGTTGCCGGGATGAGGAGAATGATGATAATTCCCATCACTTTCCACCGGGTATTCATTGGCATTTCAGCGGTTGTGGATTGTTTGAACAGCTTAAACACAAACCAGCCGACTGCAATACAAAAACTCAGGGAAGCGATATACAGAAATCGCTCAGCAACTATACCCGTGGGCTGCTTGACGATATTTGCATACATTGAAATTGCCACCAGGTAAAACAGTATCGCAAAAGAAAGAATATGCTTCTCTTTTAATTTCCAGATCGCGAAAGCAAATAATGCAATATGCAGGACAGCTGAAAATATGACCCATGGATCTGAAAAACTCACGATAGGAATCATGTTGTAACCATAGTAAAATACAAGGGGATGCGGATAGACCAGCATCTTCAGATAAAAAAGCATTACGGAAAAACCCGTTGAAATCTTGAGCATGAAATTATCTTCAAATAGAAGAGGATTCTCAATAAATAATACAGGCCTGTTAACAAAAGGCATCGAGTATTTTACAATCTGAAGGGATATGTAAAATATGGCTAGTAAGGAAACCGTTGTCCAAACAATATTTCTGGGCTTTGCGTCAGTGAAGAAATAGAGGATCAAAGGAATTGCAACGATAAATGGCAGCGTTCCAGGCTTGGAGATAAGGCTGAGTAAGAATGCAAAGGCACCGGCAGGAACATACCAGGCCGAGCCTTTACGCACATAATCCAGGAAGAAAAGAATAGATAGTATGCCAAAGATGAAACTCAGTATTTCTTCCCTGTTTTTAAGACTGGCCACAACCTCAGTATGCAGAGGATGAGCCGCCCATAATAAGCTGATAATAAATGGAAACCAGGGATTATGCTTAGGAAGAAGTCGACGCAATAAGATGAACAGGAGTAAAATATTTATTCCATATAAAATTATATTAATCAGGTGACTTGGCCCCGGATTATCTCCAAATATCTCATGCTCAACTGCAAACATGGCTTTTGCAACCGGACGGTAACCAAAATTCATGCTTCCGCCTTCTTCAGCATTGATATTGATATACAGCGAAGTAAATATCTTTGGAATGGCTTTAATCCCTTGCTTTACAACAGGGTTATTGTAAGTAACATACAGATCGTCCAAAGAATACCCGTTTTTCAGGGTGTTTCCATATAGGACAAATGCAAAAGCAAACAAGATGATCTTGAACCAAAGGTCAATGGGCCGTTTATCGCTTAGAACAGTTTCAGGAGAAGGAATAGCGGGTGAACTGCCTGGTTTCTTATTAGCCATTTCTGGTAGTATTGATCATGCAAAATAAGATAATCCCCGGCAGCAATCAAAATCAATTCAGTAAAGCGTCTCTAAAGCTTTGATTCCCTGGCCACTTTGATGAATATAGACAAGGGCTCTTGAATAAAGCGATAAATGCTGAAATTCAGAACAGAACCTGGATTTATTTGACCCGTCTCTCTTTGAATTCTCCCTGAAGGTAGCGCTGAATAAGCTTATAACGTTGAATTTTCCCACTGGAGGTCTTTGGTATTTCATTAGACCGAATGAGCACCATTTCGTCGAGGTGGATCCCCAACTTCTTTCTTAAAAGCGACCTTAGTGAGGAAAGAGTCTCAATAGCCTTGGCTTCAGGCGTTCCTGCTATGAATCCCAGGACTTTCTCCTTGGATGTTTTTGGGTCGGTGATGCCACCAAATATTATTTTTCCGTAACTGATTCCTTCAATGGAACATGCAAGGTTTTCGAGATCATGGGCAAAATAATTCCTGCCATTCATAAATATTATATCCTTGTGTCTTCCACTGATATAAAGCGTTTTTTCAAAATAGAACCCAATATCGCCTGTTCTTAACCATTCTCCACAAAATGCTTTTTCTGTAGCTTCAGAATTGGCATAATAACCCCTGGTCAATGCAGGCCCCCCAACTTGAATATGTCCAACCATGCTTTCAGGAAGTAACTGATCAGAATCATCAACTATCCGAACTTCAACCTGATCCAGTGGTATACCAACAGAAGCAATACTTCTGGAAGGCTTATGGGTTGGTATTTTGGCCAACAGTTTTAGCTACTTTGTTTAGGTCAAGTTCTTCAATATCAAAATTATGAACCACTGTTGACTCCATTATTGGAGAAAAGGAAATTGCTAAAGTTGCTTCTGCCATTCCATAAACCGGCATCATTGCCTCTTCAGGGAATCCAAACTTTTTTAAGGATTCAACAAATTCATCCATGATTTTCACAGAGATGGGTTCTGCCCCATTAAGCAATGCACGCAGGGATGAGAAATCCCAATCCGGAATTCGGTTCTTCCTTTTCAGATGCCTGAGGACCAGTGCCTGGCCAAAATTTGGGCAACCTGTAACCCTGATTCTTTTATTACTGATCAAATCAAGCCATAAGGATGGATTCTTGATAAAATCAATTGTTTCAATATGAAATTGATTATGAGTATAATAAATGGGGGTAAGATGATAGCCTATTAGGCCCATATCATGATAAAGAGGCATCCAGTTTCCTGTATTCTCATCATGTGAAAATTGAAGCCCCAGCGTAATGGAATTCATATTATACATAAGATTCTTATGTGTTAATTTGATCCCTTTGGGTTCACCTGTACTTCCTGAGGAAAATTGAATGAATGCTGTATCATCAGACGATAATTGAACAGGCTCAAATTTCCCGTTTAAGTCTATGTCGCTGTAATATTTAATGCATCGGTGAAGATCATTGTTTTCATCTGAAATAGCCTTACTCAGAATAATCACAGGCTGGTTTAATAGACGAAATACATTGAGAAGCTTGATGGCTGCCTGGCTTTGATCGGCAAAGGAAATGGGAGGCTGAAGGACAGTCGGAATGATACCTGCCAGGAAACTTCCCCATAAACTAATGATGGTTTCCTGGTTAAATTCTGTAGCCAGGATAATTGTTTCACCTGGTTTTATTCCAATAGACTTTAATCCGGCTGCAAATAATTCCGCCTTTGATAATAGTTCAGAGTAGCTATGAAAGACCATAGAACCATCATCTGACACATAGGAAATCCCTCTGCCAGGAAAATTATTTGCCGCATTACGCAGCATCTCCGGTAATGTCAAATTTAACATTTGAAATGTTGTGAATCTGCAAAGTTAGTATTTCTGAGCTTGATGCTGGTCTCAGAAACCAGATCATTCTTCATTAGCCCTAAAGGGATTGTGCTGGTTTCAGTGCCTCTATTTCCAGCGTCAGCTCAACAAATTGATATACACTTAACTGTTCAGCTCTTTTGGAACTATAGGGTCCCTGGTAATCAGCAAGGGGCTTCAATGCATTGTGAAGAGTCTTCCGCCTTTGATTGAAGGCAGTTTTTACAACCGTATGAAACAACTTTGGATTGCATCCCAAATCTATAACTTCATTACGTATCAGCCTCACCACGGCTGAAGTTACTTTTGGTGGCGGGACAAATACGGTGGGAGGGACGGTAAACAGATATTCTACCTTATACCAGGCCTGTAAAAGGACACTCAATATACCATAAGTTTTGCTACCTGGTCCGGCGGCTATCCTTTGAGCCACTTCCTGTTGCAACATCCCTACAATCTCTGAAACCCGATCTCTTTCATCTATGGCTTTAAAAAATATCTGGCTTGAAATGTTATATGGGAAATTTCCAATCAATGCAAAGGTTCCAGGGAACAATTTTTTAATATCCAATCGAAGAAAGTCTCCGGATATCAAGCCTGAACCTAATTCCGGGTAATGGCTTTCGAGATAACTAACAGATTCCCTGTCGAGTTCAATCACTTTAAAATCCTGGAAACCTTTCTTAAGCAGATATTTAGTGAGCATGCCTGTCCCTGGACCTACCTCCAGCAGCGATTGCACAGTGGGTGATAAACTATCTGCAATAGCGGAAGCTATATTTTCATCCTTGAGGAAATGTTGCCCCAGTTGTTTTTTCGCTCTAACTTCATACATAAAATATCTCCTTGACGATTAATTAACAGGGTCATTTCTTAGACTTCTAAACCTCTTCCTTGCTTCGACAACATAGAGGCTTCCGGGGTAATTAATCATCAGATCCTGAAATAGTTGTTGCGCTTTTGCGGGCTCATTTAAATGGGATTCATAGAGATCTGCAAGGTGAAAAGTGGCATCATCTCCCAAAAGATCAAATGGATAGTCCTTGATCAGTGATGCATATAAATTTGCTGCATCCATAAACTGACCTTTCTTTTCCATGATTTCAGCTTTCTTAAAGATCACATCATCCAGAATGGCATGACCGGGAAATAATACTGAGAGACTGTCCAAAACAGCAAGAGCTTCAGAATATTGGTTCCTGAAAACAAATAAATCGGCTTCCGCATACATGGATAAAGGAATGGTAATGCTATCCTCCCCGATATTATCGCTTATCATCAGGGATAACTCCATTGCATCATTGGCAATCAATTTCGAAGTGGCTGCTTTCAAAATATCCAATTGTGTCCTGGCCCAATCAAACTCACCTATATAGAAGGATAACCGGGCATTTCTCAACTTGGCTTCATGCCCAAGCGGCTCATTTTTGAATGCTTTTTCAACCTGTGAATAAAGAAGCGTTGCTTCCCATTGCTCACCTGAAAATAAGTAGATATCTGCCAGTTCAAGTTTACACTGGGCTTGCTCTTTTGCAAGGGAATTAGGGATGGCGATTGCTTCTTCCAGCAATTGGATAGCTCCAACTGCATTATCAAGATAAAAAGCCTGAAGATGTGCTAAGTTCCTGATTAAAGGAAGTGTCCTTGGTCCTTTCCCCAGTTCATTAAGAAGTTCTTCGTATCGAATCCCCAGAAGCGCAATTTTCTCTTTTTCAATCACATATTTATCCGTGTATTGGATAAATTCTGTATTTAGCAATTGAACCCGGCTTTCAATAACAAGCAAGGGATCTGCATTTTTTTTGATAATATAATTGTATGCTTCAATGGCAACTGCATAATCATTGTTGCTAACTGCCATTGCCGCCAGGTCAAATATCCTTTGCCCACTTTCAGCATATCGCCTGTCAAGCGCTCGTGCCTGTATGAAGGCAAGTGAAAAATCTTTTTGCTGAATGGAATACCATAACAACAACTCGGCATATATGATTTCATCAGGGAATTGTTGTGTCCTGGTTAACAATACCTTTCTGAAAGTATCATTTTTCTCATTATCGGTATCGTAACTTAACCAGGATTGCAGTCGGTTTTGAACCATTGAAAGTTGAGTGGGCTGAGATGTCAACAGGTTCAGGTATTCGTCGAGCAACAATTCAGAGTTCCCAAGACTTTCATACAAATAGGAAAGTTCAATAGCAAACAGGCTTGGGTCCTTGAATAATTCCCTGCCTCGCTTATAAGCCCTCACTGCATAATCTGTTTCCCTGCGGTTCATGAAGGCATTGGCAAGATTATAAACCTGCGATCTGTCTGCCGTAAGATCCTTCAGGCTTTCTTCATACACTTTTCTTCCTTTTTGGGTTTCACCTTCCATAATGTAAACATATCCCATATCGATCTGGAACCTTGGATCGTTTGGAAATGTACGGGCTTGTTTACGGATGATCTTTTCAGCTTTCTCAAAATCCTTCAGTTCAATGATACAGTTGATGTAATAGATATAGTTGAACTGTGAAGGATTTTTTTCAAAAAGTCCTTCAAATACCATCATTGCCTTATCATATTCCTTATTCTGATAATACTGAACGCCCAGTTGTTCCTCAGTCTGTTGAGCCATAGCCCTGCCAGGACCCAGCCAAAGAATCAGGATCGTAAAGAATGAAAGTATGTGAATGGCAGGTTTCAAGATTGTAAGTTTAATTAGTGTTTTGCATTGATCTTCAAAGCCTGCGAGACGATGATGATCAGCTGATCATATCAAATCCGGTATAAGGAACCAGAGCTTTAGGGATCCGGATACCTTCCGGGGTTTGATTATTTTCAAGTAAGGCAGCAACAATCCTTGGTAACGCAAGGGCGCTTCCATTTAGTGTATGTGCAAGGCGTGTTTTACCAGTTTCTTCTTTAAAGCGGAGTTTCATCCTGTTCGACTGGAAGGTTTCAAAATTGGAAACAGAGCTTACTTCAAGCCAACGTTTCTGAGCCGCAGAATAGACTTCAAAGTCATATGTCCAGGCAGAGGTGAAGCTCATATCACCACCACATAAACGAATGATGCGGAATGGAAGTTCAAGTTTGCGAACCAGGTTGGTTACATGCTCACGCATCTCTTCCAATGCATTATAGGAATCGTCCGGATGACGGAGTTGGACAATCTCGACCTTGTCAAATTGATGCAATCTGTTTAATCCACGGACATCTTTGCCATAAGAGCCTGCCTCCCTCCGGAAACATGAAGAATAGGCAACATTTTTAACAGGGAAGTCTTCTGATTTCAGGATTACATCTCTGTAGATATTGGTAACTGGAACTTCTGCAGTTGGGATTAGGTAAAAATTATCCAATCCTACAAAATACATCTGGCTGTCTTTATCGGGAAGCTGTCCGGTACCGTAACCTGAGGCTTCATTTACCATCAGGGGAGGTTGAATTTCAAGATAGCCGGCTTTCAGGGCTTCGTCAATAAAGAAATTAATTAATGCACGCTGTAAACGGGCACCTTTCCCTTTATAAACAGGGAAACCTGCACCTGT
This genomic window from Bacteroidales bacterium contains:
- a CDS encoding AMP-binding protein; translation: MSNDNPIESISRVFDLLPHLKKHHNKAVLFGYCRANGEVTLSTEAYIRMSDQMSTALLVLGIKPGDHLVSLTPNRPEMNIADMGILQIGAIHVPLVPGISGDRLQSILAETKCKLVFYSGKKLLPELLTLQKTLPALQHFISLDPTDETTTFQQLLRDGEKQSGNHDLESYKEAVKPSDPASVIYISGSTTEIKGVVLSHKNQVSNILSYSLLSHFPHIKTVVSLLPLAHSFERTINYCQQYFGISIWYIEKIPGMIKDFKALKPEALVMVPLLLSRLFATFEQHTLHSKGLPKSIIKKGLKTARNLEPGKRPPLKALLPFLLLKWFIFPKWRLEFGNRLQFILCGGAALSPHWLNLSFAAGIPVYEGYGITEAGPLISYNHQAHFSSYTVGKPMPNVQVKISPQGEVLVKSDGIMTGYLNRTQSPIDNEGWLHTGDLGIIDDQGFIRLTGIRKTIFKLTSGIYVNPEKIEARLIVNPVFRQVWIFGLNRDEMIAICSSSQKHMSKEPSGPVILHLRHELDPELAFLYKDIIEAMKQYNSENRNQDQIQRIIICNDVWSAEKGFLKNDGNLNRKVLFEHYSEIIEKAYKIH
- a CDS encoding tetratricopeptide repeat protein, which translates into the protein MANKKPGSSPAIPSPETVLSDKRPIDLWFKIILFAFAFVLYGNTLKNGYSLDDLYVTYNNPVVKQGIKAIPKIFTSLYININAEEGGSMNFGYRPVAKAMFAVEHEIFGDNPGPSHLINIILYGINILLLFILLRRLLPKHNPWFPFIISLLWAAHPLHTEVVASLKNREEILSFIFGILSILFFLDYVRKGSAWYVPAGAFAFLLSLISKPGTLPFIVAIPLILYFFTDAKPRNIVWTTVSLLAIFYISLQIVKYSMPFVNRPVLFIENPLLFEDNFMLKISTGFSVMLFYLKMLVYPHPLVFYYGYNMIPIVSFSDPWVIFSAVLHIALFAFAIWKLKEKHILSFAILFYLVAISMYANIVKQPTGIVAERFLYIASLSFCIAVGWFVFKLFKQSTTAEMPMNTRWKVMGIIIILLIPATAKTIDRNKDWESEISLFSHDLKYLDQSAKAHYIYANALKSAMIERIKNSGESGGYEAEIQEIRALLEKTVAIYPGYFEAWNTLGELSSMMQKDYAKALEYFRQAAKAKPTYAPAWFNMGYSLQQLGQYTEAIPCYLKASQLDTTDIKSLSNLGACYSKVDKVDSAIYVNQQIIKIRPKMKLPYLNIISYHMQHKDTASAVPWLEQIDMIQPGDRRIASVLYKYYQLRDPEKSAYYKEILINSQPPSDPKADEQR
- a CDS encoding AMP-binding protein produces the protein MAKIPTHKPSRSIASVGIPLDQVEVRIVDDSDQLLPESMVGHIQVGGPALTRGYYANSEATEKAFCGEWLRTGDIGFYFEKTLYISGRHKDIIFMNGRNYFAHDLENLACSIEGISYGKIIFGGITDPKTSKEKVLGFIAGTPEAKAIETLSSLRSLLRKKLGIHLDEMVLIRSNEIPKTSSGKIQRYKLIQRYLQGEFKERRVK
- a CDS encoding AMP-binding protein, which produces MLRNAANNFPGRGISYVSDDGSMVFHSYSELLSKAELFAAGLKSIGIKPGETIILATEFNQETIISLWGSFLAGIIPTVLQPPISFADQSQAAIKLLNVFRLLNQPVIILSKAISDENNDLHRCIKYYSDIDLNGKFEPVQLSSDDTAFIQFSSGSTGEPKGIKLTHKNLMYNMNSITLGLQFSHDENTGNWMPLYHDMGLIGYHLTPIYYTHNQFHIETIDFIKNPSLWLDLISNKRIRVTGCPNFGQALVLRHLKRKNRIPDWDFSSLRALLNGAEPISVKIMDEFVESLKKFGFPEEAMMPVYGMAEATLAISFSPIMESTVVHNFDIEELDLNKVAKTVGQNTNP
- the rsmA gene encoding 16S rRNA (adenine(1518)-N(6)/adenine(1519)-N(6))-dimethyltransferase RsmA, which translates into the protein MYEVRAKKQLGQHFLKDENIASAIADSLSPTVQSLLEVGPGTGMLTKYLLKKGFQDFKVIELDRESVSYLESHYPELGSGLISGDFLRLDIKKLFPGTFALIGNFPYNISSQIFFKAIDERDRVSEIVGMLQQEVAQRIAAGPGSKTYGILSVLLQAWYKVEYLFTVPPTVFVPPPKVTSAVVRLIRNEVIDLGCNPKLFHTVVKTAFNQRRKTLHNALKPLADYQGPYSSKRAEQLSVYQFVELTLEIEALKPAQSL
- a CDS encoding tetratricopeptide repeat protein → MKPAIHILSFFTILILWLGPGRAMAQQTEEQLGVQYYQNKEYDKAMMVFEGLFEKNPSQFNYIYYINCIIELKDFEKAEKIIRKQARTFPNDPRFQIDMGYVYIMEGETQKGRKVYEESLKDLTADRSQVYNLANAFMNRRETDYAVRAYKRGRELFKDPSLFAIELSYLYESLGNSELLLDEYLNLLTSQPTQLSMVQNRLQSWLSYDTDNEKNDTFRKVLLTRTQQFPDEIIYAELLLWYSIQQKDFSLAFIQARALDRRYAESGQRIFDLAAMAVSNNDYAVAIEAYNYIIKKNADPLLVIESRVQLLNTEFIQYTDKYVIEKEKIALLGIRYEELLNELGKGPRTLPLIRNLAHLQAFYLDNAVGAIQLLEEAIAIPNSLAKEQAQCKLELADIYLFSGEQWEATLLYSQVEKAFKNEPLGHEAKLRNARLSFYIGEFDWARTQLDILKAATSKLIANDAMELSLMISDNIGEDSITIPLSMYAEADLFVFRNQYSEALAVLDSLSVLFPGHAILDDVIFKKAEIMEKKGQFMDAANLYASLIKDYPFDLLGDDATFHLADLYESHLNEPAKAQQLFQDLMINYPGSLYVVEARKRFRSLRNDPVN
- the serS gene encoding serine--tRNA ligase, with the protein product MLELNFLRENPQLVVERLSVKHFNAAETVQRILEMDQNRRETQKLLDDNLAESNQIAREVGNLFKSGKQSEAQALKDRSAELKVLAKDLAERLEEIQKELNNQLVTLPNLPHPTTPPGRHAEDNPVVLQEAEIPQLHEGAVPHWELTQKYDIIDFELGVKLTGAGFPVYKGKGARLQRALINFFIDEALKAGYLEIQPPLMVNEASGYGTGQLPDKDSQMYFVGLDNFYLIPTAEVPVTNIYRDVILKSEDFPVKNVAYSSCFRREAGSYGKDVRGLNRLHQFDKVEIVQLRHPDDSYNALEEMREHVTNLVRKLELPFRIIRLCGGDMSFTSAWTYDFEVYSAAQKRWLEVSSVSNFETFQSNRMKLRFKEETGKTRLAHTLNGSALALPRIVAALLENNQTPEGIRIPKALVPYTGFDMIS